Proteins from a single region of Esox lucius isolate fEsoLuc1 chromosome 13, fEsoLuc1.pri, whole genome shotgun sequence:
- the LOC105014066 gene encoding calmodulin-regulated spectrin-associated protein 1-B isoform X3 — translation MLTHRLTIRFLWEGADTKVHTRMDLDLCAGGDSTRRKLDTAGEGAVEVVPLEMYDSARAKIDANLRWLFAKAYGIDHIPEDLRDPFYTDQYEQEHIKPPVLHLLLSCELYCRVCALILKTDQAASLQSHMSVIQALSRKGIYVMESDDVPVTDADLACVPIKMSAHMPMIDALMMAYTVEMISIEKVVACVKRFSTFSASKELPFDLEDAMVFWINKVNLKMREMAERELKVKQHPLESPSHQKSPSKWYWKLVPVRYRREHNTGRQLPFFPVLEDLMRDVCDGAALLTVVHYYCPDLMKLDDICLKEVTSIADSLYNIQLLKEFANEYLNKSFYLTMEDMLYSPLVLKHNVMVFIAELFWWFETVKPEFVQPRTDEFKDARAMAQPKSARPSVPISNATKRSFQVTPGMAEASLSVSAQSSPDVCNRYFLHPAEDCDPLSKGGPAASFSPSHPLLPLRQRQQKQQGEDGSGIRNRSNSLENRQPRASVQAWPDKRQRPMSTLNPYTFGISATDSDADIASGDSVSLARSISKDSLASNVANLTPKHQSLTPQGHTLIGPAQGVRPQVASAPQRVNGHGLLGNVDLEEEELEAVMRTEASPALNNPLEARPAGAMPKDSFYLEPLMPAVLKPAKEKSVCLNKEEESGEAGRSRGGGSLRRAEGGPALATSARRKTPNSLNRTYTPTSSGELDMSTEAWLAGPPQGQGSFKPLVTSSAEPPGGFYLHSDSEDQKPGHELDLDEADEEDLDEALTTKDPTRPRKSFEDEEEEESAKLQEDQKVKEKEDKDKGDDGASGRSSPCLSTHSQASSLASGSVRMTSFAERKAQQRFGSNQDLRTSASSSQRTTPDGSECSGPLSLPTSWRLKRDQSPCSPQGGRGDGGNNVLASELVQLHMQLEEKRKAIEHQKKKMEVLSARQRQKLGKAAFLHIVKKGKSDTLPHLLKPDHYSKEELNGDKGGSSKDDSCVDMLRAAKETDSSASPVPGAFEAVDRKGSRSPGPLLDEELDLNECNRSIEMLNDAIGSIQQQMMQLSLQQEQLMKQNVQSPPGVLSPSLTNDKPAVSEPKARAAVHFVEIGSGTPATGTAPTRKPPKLTSARGPRSKPSELKLAKEHGRQGLASSRAITPTHSLETLPHLRQFPGGRSPRADQPDASPRTPPAIGETNSGQDKPGRSATFRLHDESNLRAVARNEPVTITTPEVSFDECLSSTPREGELNSSDGSGKENVPSEEVSRSKAPLIEVDLSDLKDPEELEGEGQESTIEGDDGELKSGLGFFFKDEQKAEDELAKKRAAFLVRQQKKAEEARLRKLQLEAESEQKREEARQKAEEDRMRKEEEKARRELIKEQYLRRKQQELMEEQGLGSPAKPKTPKTKPKKAVHQTHRPKSAFSREESSSDTFSSKCSSSTRKKDLLFMLLADNLSSAQSGSSLSLASAATTEPDSVNSGGAGSQRGESVESFPGLSRNASRNTERDWDNGSTASSITSMAEYTGPKLFKEPSSKSNKPIIFNAITHCCLAGKVNEAQKNTLLEELEKVEAHHLMILFRDGGCQFRGVYSYFPDTEEILKLTGTGPKSISKKMIDKLYKYSSDRKQFTVIPAKTVSVSIDAITIHNHLWQAKRTTMPKKAGK, via the exons ATGCTAACCCACCGACTGACAATTAGATTTCTATGGGAAGGCGCGGACACGAAGGTACACACAAG GATGGATCTGGATCTGTGTGCTGGCGGGGACAGCACCCGAAGAAAGTTGGATACAGCAGGCGAAGGGGCAGTGGAGGTGGTACCTTTGGAAATGTACGACTCTGCCAGAGCCAAAATAGACGCAAACCTTCGGTGGCTGTTCGCCAAAGCCTACGGCATTG ACCACATCCCGGAGGACCTGCGGGACCCGTTCTACACAGACCAGTACGAGCAGGAGCACATCAAGCCCCCGGTCCTCCACCTGCTGCTCTCCTGCGAGCTCTACTGTCGCGTGTGCGCCCTCATCCTGAAGACGGACCAGGCCGCCTCGCTGCAGTCCCACATGTCCGTCATCCAGGCCCTGAGCCGCAAGGGCATCTACGTCATGGAGAGTGACGACGTCCCCGTGACGGACGCCGACCTCGCCTGCGTGCCTATCAAAATG AGCGCCCACATGCCGATGATCGATGCCCTTATGATGGCCTACACGGTGGAGATGATCAGCATAGAAAAGGTTGTGGCCTGCGTCAAACGCTTCTCCACCTTCAGCGCTTCCAAGGAGCTGCCCTTTGACCTTGAGGACGCCATGGTCTTCTGGATCAACAAG GTTAATCTGAAGATGAGGGagatggcagagagagagcTCAAAGTCAAGCAGCACCCGCTGGAGTCCCCCAGTCACCAGAAG TCTCCCTCCAAATGGTATTGGAAACTAGTACCT GTGCGGTATCGCAGGGAGCACAACACCGGGCGCCAGCTGCCTTTCTTCCCCGTGCTGGAGGACCTGATGAGGGATGTGTGTGACGGAGCCGCCCTCCTCACCGTGGTTCACTACTACTGCCCTGACCTCATGAAGCTGGACG ATATTTGCCTGAAGGAGGTGACCTCCATAGCCGACAGCCTGTACAATATCCAGCTGCTCAAGGAGTTCGCCAACGAGTATCTGAACAAGAGCTTTTACCTGACAATGGAAGATATGCTCTACTCTCCTCTGGTGCTCAAG CACAATGTGATGGTGTTCATCGCTGAGCTCTTCTGGTGGTTTGAGACGGTCAAGCCAGAGTTTGTCCAACCCAGGACAGATGAGTTCAAAGACG CCCGAGCTATGGCTCAGCCAAAGAGTGCCCGCCCCTCAGTGCCCATCTCCAACGCCACCAAACGTAGCTTCCAGGTGACCCCTGGCATGGCGGAGgcctctctgtcggtctctgcCCAGAGCAGTCCGGATGTCTGCAACAGGTACTTTCTTCACCCTGCTGAAGACTGTGACCCTCT TAGTAAAGGAGGTCCTGCTGCGTCCTTCAGCCCGTCCCACCCGCTCCTACCCCTGAGACAGAGGCAGCAGAAGCAGCAGGGGGAGGATGGATCAG GCATCAGGAACCGCTCCAACTCCTTGGAGAACCGACAGCCACGAGCTTCTGTGCAGGCCTGGCCTGACAAAAGACAAAG ACCAATGTCAACGCTCAACCCGTATACGTTCGGCATATCGGCCACTGACAGCGATGCCGACATAGCCTCCGGTGACAGCGTGAGTCTGGCCCGCTCCATCAGCAAAGACAGCCTGGCTTCTAACGTGGCCAACCTCACCCCCAAACATCAGAGCCTCACTCCCCAGGGCCACACCCTGATCGGCCCCGCGCAAGGCGTCCGCCCCCAAGTCGCCTCCGCGCCCCAACGGGTCAACGGCCACGGCCTGTTGGGAAACGTcgacctggaggaggaggagctggaggcAGTGATGAGGACTGAAGCGTCGCCTGCTCTGAACAACCCGCTGGAGGCCAGGCCCGCCGGGGCCATGCCCAAGGATAGTTTCTACTTGGAACCACTGATGCCTGCTGTGTTAAAACCGGCCAAGGAGAAGTCCGTATGCCTgaacaaggaggaggagagcgGGGAGGCTGGGCGGTCGCGGGGAGGGGGGTCCCTCcggagagcagagggaggacCTGCACTCGCAACATCTGCCAGGAGGAAAACCCCCAACAGCCTAAATCGGACGTATACTCCCACCTCTAGTGGGGAGTTGGACATGTCCACTGAGGCTTGGCTGGCCGGGCCACCCCAGGGACAAGGATCCTTCAAGCCCCTTGTCACCAGCAGCGCAGAACCCCCCGGGGGATTCTACCTCCACTCGGACAGTGAGGACCAGAAGCCCGGGCACGAGCTGGACCTGGACGAGGCCGATGAGGAGGACCTGGACGAAGCCCTCACCACCAAAGACCCAACCAGGCCTAGGAAGTCCTttgaggacgaggaggaggaagagtcaGCCAAGCTTCAGGAGGACCAGAaagtgaaggagaaggaggacaaGGATAAAGGGGACGACGGGGCCAGCGGTCGCTCCAGCCCCTGTCTCAGCACCCACTCTCAGGCCAGTAGCCTGGCCAGCGGCAGTGTGCGCATGACCAGCTTTGCCGAGCGCAAAGCCCAGCAGCGTTTCGGCAGCAACCAGGACCTGCGAACCAGCGCCTCCAGCTCGCAGAGGACCACTCCGGACGGCTCTGAGTGCAGCGGGCCCCTGTCCCTGCCCACGTCCTGGAGGCTAAAGAGGGACCAGAGCCCCTGCTCCCCCCAGGGCGGCCGGGGGGACGGAGGGAACAACGTGCTGGCCTCTGAACTGGTCCAGCTCCATATGCAgctggaggagaagaggaaggcCATCGAGCACCAGAAGAAGAAAATGGAGGTTCTGTCAGCCAGACAGAGGCAGAAGCTGGGCAAGGCTGCCTTTTTGCACATTGTCAAGAAGGGCAAGAGTGACACCCTGCCCCACCTGCTCAAACCGGACCACTATTCCAAAGAGGAGCTTAACGGGGACAAAGGCGGGAGCTCGAAAGACGACTCGTGCGTGGACATGCTCAGGGCGGCCAAAGAGACAGACTCGTCCGCCTCGCCGGTCCCGGGTGCCTTTGAGGCAGTTGACCGGAAGGGCAGCCGTAGCCCAGGTCCTCTGCTCGATGAAGAACTGGACCTGAACGAGTGCAACCGCTCCATCGAGATGCTGAACGACGCCATTGGCAGCATCCAGCAGCAGATGATGCAGCTCTCCCTCCAGCAGGAACAGCTGATGAAACAGAATGTACAGTCCCCTCCCGGCGTCCTGTCCCCGTCCTTGACCAATGACAAACCCGCCGTCTCTGAACCCAAGGCCCGGGCGGCGGTCCACTTTGTGGAGATCGGAAGTGGCACGCCGGCAACGGGCACAGCGCCCACCAGGAAACCCCCCAAGCTGACGTCGGCCAGAGGCCCCAGGTCTAAGCCTTCGGAGCTGAAGCTGGCCAAGGAGCACGGGCGACAGGGCCTAGCCTCCAGCCGTGCTATCACCCCCACTCACAGCCTGGAGACTCTGCCCCACCTGAGGCAGTTCCCTGGGGGCAGGTCCCCCAGGGCCGACCAGCCCGATGCCAGCCCCAGAACCCCCCCCGCCATCGGGGAGACGAACAGCGGGCAGGACAAACCTGGTCGTAGCGCCACCTTTAGGCTCCACGACGAGTCCAACCTGCGCGCTGTGGCCCGGAACGAACCGGTGACGATCACCACCCCAGAAGTGTCCTTTGACGAGTGCCTGTCCAGTACCCCGAGGGAGGGGGAGCTGAACTCCTCAGACGGCTCGGGGAAGGAGAATGTCCCCTCGGAGGAGGTTTCACGGAGCAAAGCCCCCCTGATCGAGGTGGACTTGTCAGACCTGAAGGACCCAGAGGAGCTTGAGGGGGAGGGTCAGGAAAGCACCATTGAGGGGGATGACGGGGAACTGAAATCTGGCCTGGGATTCTTCTTTAAG GATGAACAGAAGGCAGAGGAtgagctggctaagaagaggGCAGCGTTTCTCGTAAGGCAGCAGAAAAAGGCTGAGGAGGCCCGCCTTCGCAAGCTACAGCTGGAGGCAGAGAGCGAACAGAAGCGGGAAGAGGCCAG GCAGAAGGCGGAAGAAGACCGgatgaggaaggaggaggagaaagctCGCAGGGAGTTGATCAAAGAGCAGTACCTAAGGAGGAAGCAGCAGGAGCTGATGGAGGAGCAGGGCCTCGGCAGCCCGGCCAAGCCCAAGACCCCGAAGACTAAGCCCAAGAAAGCCGTTCACCAGACCCACCGACCCAAGTCAGCGTTCAGCAGAGAGGAGTCCTCCAGCGACACCTTTTCCTCCAAGTGCTCTTCTTCCACACGTAAGAAGGACCTTCTGTTCATGTTGCTAG CTGACAACCTGAGCAGTGCCCAGTCAGGCTCCAGCCTGTCCCTGGCCTCTGCCGCCACCACTGAGCCAGACAGCGTCAACTCTGGAGGGGCTGGATCCCAACG AGGCGAATCTGTGGAGTCGTTCCCGGGCCTGAGTCGGAATGCCAGTCGCAACACGGAGCGAGACTGGGACAACGGGTCCACGGCGTCCTCCATAACCTCTATGGCAGAGTACACCG GTCCCAAACTGTTCAAGGAGCCCAGTTCAAAGTCCAACAAACCAATCATCTTCAACGCCATCACCCACTGCTGCCTGGCTGGCAAGGTTAACGAAGCTCAGAAGAACACTCTTCTAGAG GAGCTGGAGAAGGTTGAAGCCCACCACCTGATGATCCTGTTCAGGGACGGAGGCTGCCAGTTCCGTGGTGTCTACTCCTACTTCCCCGACACCGAGGAGATCCTCAAGCTCACCGGCACAGGGCCCAAGAGCATCAGCAAGAAGATGATCGACAAGCTCTACAAGTACAGCTCGGACCGCAAGCAGTTTACGGTCATCCCCGCCAAGACCGTGTCGGTTAGCATCGACGCCATCACCATCCACAACCACCTGTGGCAGGCCAAGAGAACCACTATGCCAAAGAAGGCTGGGAAATAA
- the LOC105014066 gene encoding calmodulin-regulated spectrin-associated protein 1-B isoform X5 produces the protein MLTHRLTIRFLWEGADTKVHTRMDLDLCAGGDSTRRKLDTAGEGAVEVVPLEMYDSARAKIDANLRWLFAKAYGIDHIPEDLRDPFYTDQYEQEHIKPPVLHLLLSCELYCRVCALILKTDQAASLQSHMSVIQALSRKGIYVMESDDVPVTDADLACVPIKMSAHMPMIDALMMAYTVEMISIEKVVACVKRFSTFSASKELPFDLEDAMVFWINKVNLKMREMAERELKVKQHPLESPSHQKVRYRREHNTGRQLPFFPVLEDLMRDVCDGAALLTVVHYYCPDLMKLDDICLKEVTSIADSLYNIQLLKEFANEYLNKSFYLTMEDMLYSPLVLKHNVMVFIAELFWWFETVKPEFVQPRTDEFKDARAMAQPKSARPSVPISNATKRSFQVTPGMAEASLSVSAQSSPDVCNRYFLHPAEDCDPLSKGGPAASFSPSHPLLPLRQRQQKQQGEDGSGIRNRSNSLENRQPRASVQAWPDKRQRPMSTLNPYTFGISATDSDADIASGDSVSLARSISKDSLASNVANLTPKHQSLTPQGHTLIGPAQGVRPQVASAPQRVNGHGLLGNVDLEEEELEAVMRTEASPALNNPLEARPAGAMPKDSFYLEPLMPAVLKPAKEKSVCLNKEEESGEAGRSRGGGSLRRAEGGPALATSARRKTPNSLNRTYTPTSSGELDMSTEAWLAGPPQGQGSFKPLVTSSAEPPGGFYLHSDSEDQKPGHELDLDEADEEDLDEALTTKDPTRPRKSFEDEEEEESAKLQEDQKVKEKEDKDKGDDGASGRSSPCLSTHSQASSLASGSVRMTSFAERKAQQRFGSNQDLRTSASSSQRTTPDGSECSGPLSLPTSWRLKRDQSPCSPQGGRGDGGNNVLASELVQLHMQLEEKRKAIEHQKKKMEVLSARQRQKLGKAAFLHIVKKGKSDTLPHLLKPDHYSKEELNGDKGGSSKDDSCVDMLRAAKETDSSASPVPGAFEAVDRKGSRSPGPLLDEELDLNECNRSIEMLNDAIGSIQQQMMQLSLQQEQLMKQNVQSPPGVLSPSLTNDKPAVSEPKARAAVHFVEIGSGTPATGTAPTRKPPKLTSARGPRSKPSELKLAKEHGRQGLASSRAITPTHSLETLPHLRQFPGGRSPRADQPDASPRTPPAIGETNSGQDKPGRSATFRLHDESNLRAVARNEPVTITTPEVSFDECLSSTPREGELNSSDGSGKENVPSEEVSRSKAPLIEVDLSDLKDPEELEGEGQESTIEGDDGELKSGLGFFFKDEQKAEDELAKKRAAFLVRQQKKAEEARLRKLQLEAESEQKREEARQKAEEDRMRKEEEKARRELIKEQYLRRKQQELMEEQGLGSPAKPKTPKTKPKKAVHQTHRPKSAFSREESSSDTFSSKCSSSTRKKDLLFMLLADNLSSAQSGSSLSLASAATTEPDSVNSGGAGSQRGESVESFPGLSRNASRNTERDWDNGSTASSITSMAEYTGPKLFKEPSSKSNKPIIFNAITHCCLAGKVNEAQKNTLLEELEKVEAHHLMILFRDGGCQFRGVYSYFPDTEEILKLTGTGPKSISKKMIDKLYKYSSDRKQFTVIPAKTVSVSIDAITIHNHLWQAKRTTMPKKAGK, from the exons ATGCTAACCCACCGACTGACAATTAGATTTCTATGGGAAGGCGCGGACACGAAGGTACACACAAG GATGGATCTGGATCTGTGTGCTGGCGGGGACAGCACCCGAAGAAAGTTGGATACAGCAGGCGAAGGGGCAGTGGAGGTGGTACCTTTGGAAATGTACGACTCTGCCAGAGCCAAAATAGACGCAAACCTTCGGTGGCTGTTCGCCAAAGCCTACGGCATTG ACCACATCCCGGAGGACCTGCGGGACCCGTTCTACACAGACCAGTACGAGCAGGAGCACATCAAGCCCCCGGTCCTCCACCTGCTGCTCTCCTGCGAGCTCTACTGTCGCGTGTGCGCCCTCATCCTGAAGACGGACCAGGCCGCCTCGCTGCAGTCCCACATGTCCGTCATCCAGGCCCTGAGCCGCAAGGGCATCTACGTCATGGAGAGTGACGACGTCCCCGTGACGGACGCCGACCTCGCCTGCGTGCCTATCAAAATG AGCGCCCACATGCCGATGATCGATGCCCTTATGATGGCCTACACGGTGGAGATGATCAGCATAGAAAAGGTTGTGGCCTGCGTCAAACGCTTCTCCACCTTCAGCGCTTCCAAGGAGCTGCCCTTTGACCTTGAGGACGCCATGGTCTTCTGGATCAACAAG GTTAATCTGAAGATGAGGGagatggcagagagagagcTCAAAGTCAAGCAGCACCCGCTGGAGTCCCCCAGTCACCAGAAG GTGCGGTATCGCAGGGAGCACAACACCGGGCGCCAGCTGCCTTTCTTCCCCGTGCTGGAGGACCTGATGAGGGATGTGTGTGACGGAGCCGCCCTCCTCACCGTGGTTCACTACTACTGCCCTGACCTCATGAAGCTGGACG ATATTTGCCTGAAGGAGGTGACCTCCATAGCCGACAGCCTGTACAATATCCAGCTGCTCAAGGAGTTCGCCAACGAGTATCTGAACAAGAGCTTTTACCTGACAATGGAAGATATGCTCTACTCTCCTCTGGTGCTCAAG CACAATGTGATGGTGTTCATCGCTGAGCTCTTCTGGTGGTTTGAGACGGTCAAGCCAGAGTTTGTCCAACCCAGGACAGATGAGTTCAAAGACG CCCGAGCTATGGCTCAGCCAAAGAGTGCCCGCCCCTCAGTGCCCATCTCCAACGCCACCAAACGTAGCTTCCAGGTGACCCCTGGCATGGCGGAGgcctctctgtcggtctctgcCCAGAGCAGTCCGGATGTCTGCAACAGGTACTTTCTTCACCCTGCTGAAGACTGTGACCCTCT TAGTAAAGGAGGTCCTGCTGCGTCCTTCAGCCCGTCCCACCCGCTCCTACCCCTGAGACAGAGGCAGCAGAAGCAGCAGGGGGAGGATGGATCAG GCATCAGGAACCGCTCCAACTCCTTGGAGAACCGACAGCCACGAGCTTCTGTGCAGGCCTGGCCTGACAAAAGACAAAG ACCAATGTCAACGCTCAACCCGTATACGTTCGGCATATCGGCCACTGACAGCGATGCCGACATAGCCTCCGGTGACAGCGTGAGTCTGGCCCGCTCCATCAGCAAAGACAGCCTGGCTTCTAACGTGGCCAACCTCACCCCCAAACATCAGAGCCTCACTCCCCAGGGCCACACCCTGATCGGCCCCGCGCAAGGCGTCCGCCCCCAAGTCGCCTCCGCGCCCCAACGGGTCAACGGCCACGGCCTGTTGGGAAACGTcgacctggaggaggaggagctggaggcAGTGATGAGGACTGAAGCGTCGCCTGCTCTGAACAACCCGCTGGAGGCCAGGCCCGCCGGGGCCATGCCCAAGGATAGTTTCTACTTGGAACCACTGATGCCTGCTGTGTTAAAACCGGCCAAGGAGAAGTCCGTATGCCTgaacaaggaggaggagagcgGGGAGGCTGGGCGGTCGCGGGGAGGGGGGTCCCTCcggagagcagagggaggacCTGCACTCGCAACATCTGCCAGGAGGAAAACCCCCAACAGCCTAAATCGGACGTATACTCCCACCTCTAGTGGGGAGTTGGACATGTCCACTGAGGCTTGGCTGGCCGGGCCACCCCAGGGACAAGGATCCTTCAAGCCCCTTGTCACCAGCAGCGCAGAACCCCCCGGGGGATTCTACCTCCACTCGGACAGTGAGGACCAGAAGCCCGGGCACGAGCTGGACCTGGACGAGGCCGATGAGGAGGACCTGGACGAAGCCCTCACCACCAAAGACCCAACCAGGCCTAGGAAGTCCTttgaggacgaggaggaggaagagtcaGCCAAGCTTCAGGAGGACCAGAaagtgaaggagaaggaggacaaGGATAAAGGGGACGACGGGGCCAGCGGTCGCTCCAGCCCCTGTCTCAGCACCCACTCTCAGGCCAGTAGCCTGGCCAGCGGCAGTGTGCGCATGACCAGCTTTGCCGAGCGCAAAGCCCAGCAGCGTTTCGGCAGCAACCAGGACCTGCGAACCAGCGCCTCCAGCTCGCAGAGGACCACTCCGGACGGCTCTGAGTGCAGCGGGCCCCTGTCCCTGCCCACGTCCTGGAGGCTAAAGAGGGACCAGAGCCCCTGCTCCCCCCAGGGCGGCCGGGGGGACGGAGGGAACAACGTGCTGGCCTCTGAACTGGTCCAGCTCCATATGCAgctggaggagaagaggaaggcCATCGAGCACCAGAAGAAGAAAATGGAGGTTCTGTCAGCCAGACAGAGGCAGAAGCTGGGCAAGGCTGCCTTTTTGCACATTGTCAAGAAGGGCAAGAGTGACACCCTGCCCCACCTGCTCAAACCGGACCACTATTCCAAAGAGGAGCTTAACGGGGACAAAGGCGGGAGCTCGAAAGACGACTCGTGCGTGGACATGCTCAGGGCGGCCAAAGAGACAGACTCGTCCGCCTCGCCGGTCCCGGGTGCCTTTGAGGCAGTTGACCGGAAGGGCAGCCGTAGCCCAGGTCCTCTGCTCGATGAAGAACTGGACCTGAACGAGTGCAACCGCTCCATCGAGATGCTGAACGACGCCATTGGCAGCATCCAGCAGCAGATGATGCAGCTCTCCCTCCAGCAGGAACAGCTGATGAAACAGAATGTACAGTCCCCTCCCGGCGTCCTGTCCCCGTCCTTGACCAATGACAAACCCGCCGTCTCTGAACCCAAGGCCCGGGCGGCGGTCCACTTTGTGGAGATCGGAAGTGGCACGCCGGCAACGGGCACAGCGCCCACCAGGAAACCCCCCAAGCTGACGTCGGCCAGAGGCCCCAGGTCTAAGCCTTCGGAGCTGAAGCTGGCCAAGGAGCACGGGCGACAGGGCCTAGCCTCCAGCCGTGCTATCACCCCCACTCACAGCCTGGAGACTCTGCCCCACCTGAGGCAGTTCCCTGGGGGCAGGTCCCCCAGGGCCGACCAGCCCGATGCCAGCCCCAGAACCCCCCCCGCCATCGGGGAGACGAACAGCGGGCAGGACAAACCTGGTCGTAGCGCCACCTTTAGGCTCCACGACGAGTCCAACCTGCGCGCTGTGGCCCGGAACGAACCGGTGACGATCACCACCCCAGAAGTGTCCTTTGACGAGTGCCTGTCCAGTACCCCGAGGGAGGGGGAGCTGAACTCCTCAGACGGCTCGGGGAAGGAGAATGTCCCCTCGGAGGAGGTTTCACGGAGCAAAGCCCCCCTGATCGAGGTGGACTTGTCAGACCTGAAGGACCCAGAGGAGCTTGAGGGGGAGGGTCAGGAAAGCACCATTGAGGGGGATGACGGGGAACTGAAATCTGGCCTGGGATTCTTCTTTAAG GATGAACAGAAGGCAGAGGAtgagctggctaagaagaggGCAGCGTTTCTCGTAAGGCAGCAGAAAAAGGCTGAGGAGGCCCGCCTTCGCAAGCTACAGCTGGAGGCAGAGAGCGAACAGAAGCGGGAAGAGGCCAG GCAGAAGGCGGAAGAAGACCGgatgaggaaggaggaggagaaagctCGCAGGGAGTTGATCAAAGAGCAGTACCTAAGGAGGAAGCAGCAGGAGCTGATGGAGGAGCAGGGCCTCGGCAGCCCGGCCAAGCCCAAGACCCCGAAGACTAAGCCCAAGAAAGCCGTTCACCAGACCCACCGACCCAAGTCAGCGTTCAGCAGAGAGGAGTCCTCCAGCGACACCTTTTCCTCCAAGTGCTCTTCTTCCACACGTAAGAAGGACCTTCTGTTCATGTTGCTAG CTGACAACCTGAGCAGTGCCCAGTCAGGCTCCAGCCTGTCCCTGGCCTCTGCCGCCACCACTGAGCCAGACAGCGTCAACTCTGGAGGGGCTGGATCCCAACG AGGCGAATCTGTGGAGTCGTTCCCGGGCCTGAGTCGGAATGCCAGTCGCAACACGGAGCGAGACTGGGACAACGGGTCCACGGCGTCCTCCATAACCTCTATGGCAGAGTACACCG GTCCCAAACTGTTCAAGGAGCCCAGTTCAAAGTCCAACAAACCAATCATCTTCAACGCCATCACCCACTGCTGCCTGGCTGGCAAGGTTAACGAAGCTCAGAAGAACACTCTTCTAGAG GAGCTGGAGAAGGTTGAAGCCCACCACCTGATGATCCTGTTCAGGGACGGAGGCTGCCAGTTCCGTGGTGTCTACTCCTACTTCCCCGACACCGAGGAGATCCTCAAGCTCACCGGCACAGGGCCCAAGAGCATCAGCAAGAAGATGATCGACAAGCTCTACAAGTACAGCTCGGACCGCAAGCAGTTTACGGTCATCCCCGCCAAGACCGTGTCGGTTAGCATCGACGCCATCACCATCCACAACCACCTGTGGCAGGCCAAGAGAACCACTATGCCAAAGAAGGCTGGGAAATAA